A genomic stretch from Pseudomonas mendocina includes:
- a CDS encoding metalloregulator ArsR/SmtB family transcription factor, producing the protein MDILLMRQAASEAAAVLRSLSHPDRLLLLCQLSQGECSVGELEEMLGIGQPNLSQHLRVLRAEGLVDTRREGKRIFYSVKDPKALQILGTLYELYCPKP; encoded by the coding sequence ATGGATATTCTGCTCATGCGGCAGGCCGCTTCAGAAGCAGCAGCGGTTTTGCGCTCTCTGAGTCATCCTGATCGTCTCTTGCTGCTGTGCCAGCTAAGCCAGGGCGAGTGTTCCGTGGGGGAGCTGGAAGAAATGCTGGGCATTGGCCAACCTAATCTGTCCCAGCATTTGCGGGTACTTCGTGCTGAAGGACTGGTCGACACTCGTCGCGAAGGCAAGCGCATCTTCTATTCCGTCAAAGACCCAAAAGCGCTGCAAATTTTGGGGACGCTTTACGAGCTTTATTGCCCTAAGCCGTGA
- a CDS encoding cyd operon YbgE family protein has product MRNRSVTTEVRPLLRRPWSRALSLLLASPLALLLLIHPAAYLDDQGGYSHSLLMLVMLGISGGFVHGVGFDPYSRLWRTIFHPLGCWLLLGLGYLILWRAQG; this is encoded by the coding sequence ATGAGGAACCGGTCGGTGACGACTGAGGTCCGCCCCCTGCTGCGGCGCCCATGGAGCCGGGCGCTGTCGCTGCTGCTGGCCAGCCCGCTGGCCTTGCTGCTGCTAATTCACCCTGCGGCCTACCTGGACGATCAGGGCGGTTACAGCCACAGCCTGCTGATGCTGGTGATGCTCGGCATCAGCGGCGGCTTCGTCCACGGCGTCGGTTTCGATCCGTACAGCCGACTGTGGCGCACGATTTTCCATCCGCTGGGCTGCTGGCTGCTCCTCGGCCTTGGCTACCTGATCCTATGGCGGGCGCAGGGCTGA
- a CDS encoding OprD family outer membrane porin, producing MNNCTRNLICAKAVLGISLVSPMALADNSMDQRDDINSDVNVRQKAEMQVTPGFVEGSSFRGLLRNYYQTRDNHESGSRDPKEWVQGVFLSFRSGYTDTPIGVGVDVHGFYGLKLDGGGGSGGVLAMPLNSKGEPESQFSAAGAALKFRGFGSLMIAGDQIVENPVAGGGMGRVFPQTLRGITLRNYSVENLTLDTGWVDAFRLRNQSGRSDLVSNYGSRNKAGVRADTDSSSLSWLGASYHAPESFSLQVYSGRLSDIWQQTYAGISWPLQLTPQWSLTPFANFYHTRDTGSSQLGRIENDTYSGGLTLAGHGHSLAFSVQKIDGNTPFDYLSQYDRSFLYLPNSQQYSDFNAPGELSWKLQYAANLGFIGAPDFQFTASYARGEADLTRVDPNSKGYGYIYNADGKDGKHWERDIGLRYAVPSGKAKGMTVTARWATHRNGQGYTASGNTRGNADADEYRVVVDYPFSIF from the coding sequence ATTGGGTATCAGCCTGGTTTCGCCAATGGCCCTGGCTGATAACTCGATGGACCAGCGCGATGACATCAACAGTGATGTGAACGTGCGGCAAAAAGCAGAAATGCAGGTGACGCCGGGTTTCGTTGAAGGATCTTCGTTTCGCGGTCTGCTGCGTAACTACTATCAGACCCGCGATAACCATGAGTCAGGTAGTCGCGATCCTAAAGAGTGGGTGCAGGGTGTGTTCCTCTCGTTTCGCTCGGGCTACACCGATACGCCGATTGGCGTCGGCGTTGATGTGCATGGCTTCTATGGCCTGAAGCTCGATGGCGGTGGTGGCTCCGGCGGGGTGCTGGCGATGCCGCTTAACAGCAAGGGGGAGCCTGAGTCGCAATTCTCCGCTGCGGGAGCGGCCCTTAAATTTCGGGGTTTCGGTAGCCTGATGATTGCCGGTGACCAGATTGTCGAAAACCCCGTTGCTGGTGGCGGCATGGGGCGGGTGTTTCCGCAAACCCTGAGGGGGATCACTCTGCGCAATTATTCAGTGGAAAACCTGACGCTGGATACGGGCTGGGTGGATGCGTTTCGCCTGAGAAATCAGAGTGGCCGCAGCGATCTTGTGAGTAACTATGGTTCGCGTAACAAGGCCGGTGTGAGGGCTGATACTGATAGTTCTTCGCTGTCTTGGCTGGGGGCTTCCTATCACGCGCCAGAGTCTTTTTCGTTACAGGTCTATAGCGGCCGACTCAGTGATATCTGGCAGCAAACTTACGCGGGGATTAGTTGGCCGCTTCAGCTGACTCCGCAGTGGAGCCTCACCCCGTTCGCCAACTTCTACCATACCCGTGATACGGGCAGCAGCCAGCTTGGGCGGATCGAGAACGATACCTACAGCGGTGGCCTGACATTGGCTGGTCACGGCCACAGCTTGGCGTTCAGCGTACAAAAGATCGACGGCAACACGCCGTTTGACTACCTCAGCCAGTACGACCGCTCGTTCCTCTATCTGCCTAACTCCCAGCAGTACTCTGACTTTAACGCACCGGGCGAGCTGTCCTGGAAGCTGCAATATGCGGCCAATCTGGGCTTTATCGGAGCGCCAGACTTCCAGTTCACCGCCTCCTATGCGCGGGGTGAGGCAGATCTGACGCGGGTTGATCCCAATAGCAAAGGCTATGGCTACATCTACAACGCTGATGGCAAAGACGGCAAACACTGGGAACGGGACATTGGTTTGCGCTATGCCGTACCTTCGGGCAAAGCCAAGGGCATGACGGTCACCGCGCGCTGGGCAACGCACCGCAACGGCCAGGGTTACACCGCATCCGGCAACACCCGTGGTAATGCGGACGCGGATGAATACCGGGTGGTGGTGGATTACCCGTTCAGCATCTTCTAA
- a CDS encoding MaoC/PaaZ C-terminal domain-containing protein has product MTTEWLDLPAPAGLAGFFIGALLRRKVTGCELPALGVRCPVTVDTKHLERYRKICGFTDEHHLPATYPHLLTFPLQMQLLTDKRFPFPLLGLVHLENHIRVVRPLAGLGPFTLTVQLQDLQPHAKGVTFSMLCQLHDQLGLLWQGDSRYLCRSIKLDQPPAEHVNEEPLPQTTLTSWQAPADIGRRYARIAGDYNPIHMFALTAKLFGFPRAIAHGLWNKGRALAELGERLPKAGYEVGVRFQKPVLLPSQVHLQASDDAAQGQFSITGDKGQSHFSGYWRRD; this is encoded by the coding sequence ATGACCACAGAATGGCTCGATCTTCCGGCACCAGCCGGTCTGGCGGGATTTTTTATCGGCGCCTTATTACGCCGTAAGGTGACCGGGTGTGAGCTGCCTGCGCTGGGTGTCCGCTGCCCAGTTACGGTCGATACCAAACACCTCGAACGCTACCGCAAGATTTGTGGATTCACCGACGAACATCACCTTCCGGCCACCTACCCTCATCTGCTGACCTTCCCCTTGCAGATGCAGTTACTGACCGATAAGCGCTTCCCCTTTCCGCTGCTGGGGTTGGTTCACCTGGAAAATCACATCCGTGTAGTACGCCCCCTGGCTGGACTGGGCCCGTTCACCCTAACTGTGCAGCTACAAGATTTACAGCCCCACGCCAAAGGCGTGACCTTCAGCATGCTGTGCCAATTACACGATCAACTGGGCCTACTTTGGCAAGGCGACAGCCGCTACCTGTGCCGCTCGATCAAGTTGGATCAGCCGCCCGCTGAGCACGTAAATGAGGAGCCCCTTCCACAAACCACCCTCACCAGTTGGCAAGCCCCTGCAGATATCGGCCGTCGCTATGCGCGGATCGCCGGGGATTACAACCCGATCCATATGTTTGCCCTGACTGCCAAACTGTTTGGCTTCCCCCGCGCCATCGCCCACGGGCTGTGGAACAAAGGCCGCGCACTGGCGGAGCTGGGCGAACGCTTGCCCAAGGCAGGGTATGAAGTAGGGGTACGCTTTCAAAAGCCGGTGCTGTTGCCCAGCCAAGTGCATTTACAGGCCAGTGATGATGCTGCGCAGGGGCAGTTTTCGATAACAGGGGATAAAGGCCAAAGCCACTTCAGTGGCTACTGGCGTAGGGATTAG
- the cydX gene encoding cytochrome bd-I oxidase subunit CydX: MWYFTWILGVLLACSFGIINALWLETTQNLDEEPVGDD, from the coding sequence ATGTGGTACTTCACCTGGATTCTCGGCGTGCTGCTGGCCTGCAGCTTCGGCATCATCAATGCCCTATGGCTGGAGACCACGCAGAACCTCGATGAGGAACCGGTCGGTGACGACTGA
- a CDS encoding AlpA family transcriptional regulator, whose amino-acid sequence MRIIRLKEVIDSTGLARSTIYKYIGEGTFPKPVSLGDRCVGWVDSEVHDWILARIEERDLAEGTAVRSTGHLSMAS is encoded by the coding sequence ATGAGGATCATCCGCCTGAAAGAAGTCATCGATTCGACTGGTCTTGCCCGGTCGACCATCTACAAATACATCGGGGAGGGCACCTTCCCGAAGCCCGTCTCGCTGGGGGACCGCTGCGTCGGCTGGGTCGACAGCGAGGTGCATGATTGGATCCTGGCAAGGATCGAGGAGCGGGACCTGGCCGAGGGTACTGCAGTACGTTCCACCGGCCACCTGAGCATGGCCAGCTAG
- a CDS encoding ZirU family protein, whose amino-acid sequence MALFFYGYEVALAPLAVAATTGDQIAKHAIQVNDQEFILHVVQGETLSQIAQRFDVPEAELVALRAQLSELGWAGHVWLIPNRHTGETSSYPSYILYSLRQGESIASLALANNRSTAELSRLNALAMGKADVSSLQRGELILLPAPLKNASAEVSEGSRRQYQAYEQRVAQLLSSVGQAHENRVKNDGAGQDTMSLLAQQAAAGASSALSQETQELLGSFGRARVNVRTNVDTHDVDLELDYLHPLLENKDGIAFAQIGTRTVGERNIGNLGVGYRHEVSPDLMVGTNAFVDQDFTRDHTRGSVGVEAWGNSARLAANVYAPISGWKESGEDQLNKDPELYDLYERPAKGWDARGEIALPGAPQVALTGKYFQWKGDGVDVNSSGSLEKNPKGHSFGMKWQPMPLLGFTAEHQKINGGEGNWQFGASLNWSFDLTLDEQLNTRKATAIRPLADARKDFVERDYSVVLDYKHKEKRVEPFEFVLSVLSLTAPVPSAPEALVVQSPELRGVSQNSQVRYELGEVTYKDHTKSVNGQAVTIDSRTGSITVPPGIGAHTVQVIAYLEIAGLVKSSATYQLDVQEPLDSDGDGLYDIEEAHYGTDPKNPDTDGDGMSDKDEVDAGLNPLDPSDQVDTDGDGLSDYEEEQLGTDPKNPDTDGDGMSDKDEVAAGLNPLDPNDQVDTDGDGISDYEEGKLGTDPNNPDSDGDGMPDGEEVTAGLNPLDPNDQVDTDGDGISDYEEGKLGTDPNNPDSDGDGMPDGEEVTAGLNPLDPNDQVDTDGDGISDYEEGKLGTDPNNPDTDGDGMPDGEEVTAGLNPLDPNDQVDTDGDGISDYEEGKLGTDPNNPDSDGDGMPDGEEVTAGLNPLDPNDQVDTDGDGISDYEEGKLGTDPNNPDSDGDGMPDGEEVTAGLNPLDPNDQVDTDGDGISDYEEGKLGTDPNNPDTDGDGMPDGEEVTAGLNPLDPNDQVDTDGDGISDYEEGKLGTDPNNPDSDGDGMPDGEEVTAGLNPLDPNDQVDTDGDGISDYEEGKLGTDPNNPDTDGDGMPDGEEVTAGLNPLDPNDQVDTDGDGISDYEEGKLGTDPNNPDSDGDGMPDGEEVTAGLNPLDPNDQVDTDGDGISDYEEGKLGTDPNNPDSDGDGMPDGEEVTAGLNPLDPNDQVDTDGDGISDYQEGKLGTDPNNPDSDGDGMPDGEEVTAGLNPLDPNDQVDTDGDGISDYQEGKLGTDPNNPDSDGDGMPDGEEVTAGLNPLDPNDQVDTDGDGISDYQEGKLGTDPNNPDTDGDGIPDGEEVATGLNPLDPNDNPAAPSAVVITGLDAQGHPKVGQALSAEVTCIGTCAPELKYQWQIESTIGSDNFVNINGATSNTYIPKSDEQRRKIRVLVSLL is encoded by the coding sequence ATGGCACTTTTCTTTTATGGCTATGAAGTAGCACTGGCTCCATTGGCAGTCGCCGCCACTACGGGGGATCAGATAGCTAAGCATGCTATTCAGGTGAATGATCAAGAGTTCATCCTGCATGTGGTCCAAGGCGAAACCCTTAGCCAGATTGCGCAGCGTTTTGATGTGCCAGAGGCAGAACTTGTTGCATTGCGCGCCCAACTCAGTGAGTTGGGATGGGCCGGACATGTTTGGTTGATCCCGAATCGTCACACCGGCGAAACGTCCAGCTACCCATCCTACATTTTGTACTCGCTGCGTCAGGGCGAGAGCATTGCTTCGCTGGCGTTGGCCAATAACCGCTCTACGGCTGAATTGTCACGCCTGAATGCACTGGCGATGGGTAAAGCCGATGTGTCCAGTTTGCAACGTGGCGAACTGATTCTGCTGCCTGCCCCGCTGAAAAATGCCTCAGCAGAAGTCAGCGAAGGTTCCCGCCGACAATATCAGGCCTATGAGCAGCGTGTTGCTCAATTGCTGTCCAGTGTTGGACAAGCGCATGAGAACCGTGTGAAGAATGATGGCGCGGGCCAGGATACGATGAGCCTACTGGCTCAGCAAGCGGCTGCCGGTGCTAGCAGTGCCCTGTCGCAGGAAACGCAGGAACTGCTGGGCTCCTTTGGCCGTGCCCGGGTCAATGTGCGTACCAATGTTGATACCCACGATGTTGATCTTGAGCTGGATTACCTGCATCCATTGCTGGAAAACAAAGACGGCATCGCATTTGCTCAGATCGGTACGCGAACTGTTGGCGAGCGCAATATCGGTAACCTGGGTGTTGGTTATCGTCATGAGGTCTCCCCAGACCTGATGGTCGGTACCAACGCCTTTGTTGATCAGGATTTCACGCGTGACCATACCCGCGGAAGCGTGGGTGTTGAAGCCTGGGGTAACAGCGCCCGCCTGGCTGCCAACGTATATGCGCCGATTAGCGGCTGGAAGGAATCGGGTGAAGATCAGCTGAACAAGGACCCAGAGCTGTATGACCTCTATGAGCGTCCGGCAAAGGGTTGGGATGCTCGTGGCGAAATCGCCCTACCAGGGGCGCCTCAGGTTGCGCTCACTGGTAAGTATTTCCAGTGGAAAGGCGATGGGGTTGATGTCAACAGCAGCGGCTCGCTGGAGAAAAATCCTAAAGGCCATAGCTTCGGTATGAAATGGCAGCCGATGCCTCTGCTTGGTTTCACAGCTGAACACCAAAAGATCAATGGTGGCGAGGGCAACTGGCAGTTTGGTGCAAGCCTCAACTGGAGTTTCGATCTGACGCTGGATGAGCAACTTAACACCCGCAAAGCGACTGCAATCCGTCCGCTGGCCGATGCCCGTAAGGATTTTGTTGAGCGTGATTACAGCGTGGTCCTGGATTACAAACACAAAGAGAAGCGTGTTGAGCCCTTCGAGTTTGTACTCAGCGTATTGTCACTGACTGCTCCTGTGCCGTCCGCTCCTGAGGCTTTGGTTGTTCAAAGCCCGGAGCTGCGTGGGGTGAGTCAGAATAGTCAGGTGCGTTATGAACTAGGAGAAGTGACCTATAAAGATCACACAAAATCCGTAAATGGTCAGGCAGTAACCATCGACTCCCGCACTGGCAGTATCACGGTCCCACCGGGCATTGGTGCCCATACTGTGCAGGTAATTGCTTACCTTGAAATCGCTGGTCTGGTTAAGTCGTCTGCCACTTATCAACTGGATGTTCAGGAGCCATTGGATAGCGATGGTGACGGTCTCTACGACATTGAAGAGGCGCATTACGGAACGGATCCGAAGAATCCGGATACCGACGGTGACGGCATGTCCGATAAGGACGAAGTCGATGCTGGACTGAATCCGCTGGATCCAAGCGACCAGGTTGACACCGATGGTGACGGCTTGAGCGACTATGAAGAAGAGCAATTAGGGACCGATCCGAAGAATCCGGATACCGACGGTGACGGTATGTCCGATAAGGACGAGGTCGCTGCAGGTCTGAACCCGCTGGACCCGAATGACCAGGTGGACACCGATGGTGACGGCATCAGCGACTACGAAGAAGGCAAGTTGGGTACTGACCCGAACAACCCGGATTCCGACGGCGACGGCATGCCCGATGGTGAGGAAGTGACGGCAGGTCTGAACCCGCTGGACCCGAATGACCAGGTGGACACCGATGGTGACGGCATCAGCGACTACGAAGAAGGCAAGTTGGGTACTGACCCGAACAACCCGGATTCCGACGGCGACGGCATGCCCGATGGTGAGGAAGTGACGGCAGGTCTGAACCCGCTGGACCCGAATGACCAGGTGGACACCGATGGTGACGGCATCAGCGACTACGAAGAAGGCAAGTTGGGTACTGACCCGAACAACCCGGACACTGACGGCGACGGTATGCCCGATGGTGAGGAAGTGACGGCAGGTCTGAACCCGCTGGACCCGAATGACCAGGTGGACACCGATGGTGACGGCATCAGCGACTACGAAGAAGGCAAGTTGGGTACTGACCCGAACAACCCGGATTCCGACGGTGACGGTATGCCAGACGGTGAGGAAGTGACGGCAGGTCTGAACCCGCTGGACCCGAATGACCAGGTGGACACCGATGGTGACGGCATCAGCGACTACGAAGAAGGCAAGTTGGGTACTGACCCGAACAACCCGGATTCCGACGGCGACGGCATGCCAGACGGTGAGGAAGTGACGGCAGGTCTGAATCCGCTGGACCCGAATGACCAGGTGGACACCGATGGTGACGGCATCAGCGACTACGAAGAAGGCAAGTTGGGTACTGACCCGAACAACCCGGACACTGACGGCGACGGTATGCCCGATGGTGAGGAAGTGACGGCAGGTCTGAACCCGCTGGACCCGAATGACCAGGTGGACACCGATGGTGACGGCATCAGCGACTACGAAGAAGGCAAGTTGGGTACTGACCCGAACAACCCGGATTCCGACGGCGACGGCATGCCAGACGGTGAGGAAGTTACGGCAGGTCTGAACCCGCTGGACCCGAATGACCAGGTGGACACCGATGGTGACGGCATCAGCGACTACGAAGAAGGCAAGTTGGGTACTGACCCGAACAACCCGGACACTGACGGCGACGGTATGCCCGATGGTGAGGAAGTGACGGCAGGTCTGAACCCGCTGGACCCGAATGACCAGGTGGACACCGATGGTGACGGCATCAGCGACTACGAAGAAGGCAAGTTGGGTACTGACCCGAACAACCCGGATTCCGACGGCGACGGCATGCCAGACGGTGAGGAAGTTACGGCAGGTCTGAACCCGCTGGACCCGAATGACCAGGTGGACACCGATGGTGACGGCATCAGCGACTACGAAGAAGGCAAGTTGGGTACTGACCCGAACAACCCGGATTCCGACGGCGACGGCATGCCCGATGGTGAGGAAGTGACGGCAGGTCTGAACCCGCTGGACCCGAATGACCAGGTGGACACCGATGGTGACGGCATCAGCGACTACCAAGAAGGCAAGTTGGGTACTGACCCGAACAACCCGGATTCCGACGGTGACGGTATGCCAGACGGTGAGGAAGTGACGGCAGGTCTGAACCCGCTGGACCCGAACGACCAGGTGGATACCGATGGTGACGGCATCAGCGACTACCAAGAAGGCAAGTTGGGTACTGACCCGAACAACCCGGATTCCGACGGTGACGGTATGCCAGACGGTGAAGAAGTGACGGCAGGTCTGAACCCGCTGGACCCGAATGACCAGGTGGACACCGATGGTGACGGCATCAGCGACTACCAAGAAGGCAAGTTGGGTACTGACCCGAACAACCCGGACACTGACGGCGACGGCATACCAGACGGTGAGGAAGTGGCGACAGGTCTGAACCCGCTAGACCCGAATGACAACCCAGCTGCACCGTCTGCAGTAGTTATTACAGGGTTGGACGCGCAAGGCCATCCCAAAGTAGGTCAGGCTTTATCTGCTGAAGTGACGTGTATTGGTACTTGTGCGCCTGAACTTAAATATCAGTGGCAGATTGAAAGTACAATTGGCAGTGATAACTTTGTGAATATAAATGGTGCTACAAGCAATACTTATATCCCCAAATCTGATGAGCAGCGACGTAAGATTCGTGTTTTAGTCTCACTGCTATAA
- a CDS encoding hemerythrin domain-containing protein codes for MANIGSKPNTKFRGDPAIFGTLVEDHDHHRQLIAQIEETKGASETRKKLFAELTAEIKGHAAAEEQALWSTVLRKPEITEDGRHAVAEHKEMDDLLEELAETDMSSSGWLLRFKKVKEEYLHHIKEEEQELFVSVEKKLTKNDKTYMDSVFKKRKAAEKEKVKKAS; via the coding sequence ATGGCTAATATCGGAAGCAAACCCAATACTAAGTTTCGGGGCGACCCAGCAATTTTTGGAACGTTGGTTGAAGACCACGACCATCACCGCCAGCTCATCGCTCAAATAGAAGAAACCAAGGGTGCCTCTGAAACACGCAAAAAACTGTTTGCCGAACTGACCGCAGAAATCAAAGGTCACGCCGCTGCAGAAGAACAGGCGCTATGGTCGACCGTACTGCGTAAACCCGAAATTACTGAAGATGGCCGTCACGCCGTTGCCGAGCACAAAGAAATGGATGATCTGCTGGAGGAGCTCGCAGAGACTGACATGTCCTCCAGCGGCTGGCTCCTGCGTTTTAAGAAGGTGAAGGAGGAATACCTGCACCATATCAAGGAAGAGGAGCAGGAGTTGTTTGTCTCGGTGGAGAAGAAACTCACCAAAAACGATAAAACCTACATGGACAGCGTCTTCAAAAAACGGAAGGCGGCCGAGAAAGAGAAGGTAAAAAAAGCCTCTTAA
- a CDS encoding group II truncated hemoglobin, producing MAIASELIPYQQLGGDQPLRQLVDRFYDLMFSEQGVEIVRDMHNPDTREIRDRFFDFLSGWLGGPQRFIEKHGHPRLRARHLPFSIGKSERDQWLHCMNLALDDTPMDAELRAYLKDAFAKTGDFLRNRGEA from the coding sequence ATGGCAATCGCATCCGAATTAATCCCCTATCAGCAACTGGGCGGGGACCAGCCGCTGCGCCAGCTGGTTGATCGCTTCTACGACCTGATGTTCAGTGAGCAGGGCGTTGAGATCGTGCGCGACATGCACAACCCCGACACCCGCGAGATCCGCGATAGGTTCTTCGACTTTCTCAGCGGCTGGCTCGGCGGCCCCCAGCGCTTCATCGAAAAGCACGGCCATCCGCGCCTGCGCGCCCGGCATTTGCCGTTCTCTATTGGAAAGAGCGAGCGCGACCAGTGGCTGCACTGCATGAATCTGGCGCTGGACGACACGCCGATGGATGCCGAGCTGCGTGCCTACCTGAAAGATGCCTTCGCCAAGACCGGAGATTTCCTGCGCAACCGGGGTGAAGCATGA
- the cydB gene encoding cytochrome d ubiquinol oxidase subunit II, with amino-acid sequence MFDYESLKLIWWVLVGVLLIGFALTDGFDMGAMALMPFVGKTDNERRVAINTIAPHWDGNQVWFITAGGALFAAWPLVYAVAFSGLYWAMLLVLFALFCRPVGFDYRSKLENQKWRSAWDWALFVGGAAPALLFGVAFGNLFLGLPFRLDDLMRSTYEGSFFALLHPFALLAGVVSLSMLCAHGGAWLMMRTDADLYQRSRRATQLCALVFLIAFAGAGAWLALGIQGFSLVGGSADLGAALNPLHKQVSLNNSGWLANYAQYPLTRIAPLAGLAGGVLALLGALFSRGGVAFLGSSLAIVGTICTAGFALFPFVFPSSLDPASSLTVWDAVSSHKTLGIMLVVAGIFVPLILLYTLWCYTRMWGRLTDQTIESNPHGLY; translated from the coding sequence ATGTTCGACTATGAAAGCCTCAAGCTGATCTGGTGGGTGCTGGTCGGCGTGCTGCTGATCGGCTTCGCGCTGACCGACGGCTTCGACATGGGCGCCATGGCGCTGATGCCCTTCGTCGGCAAGACCGACAACGAGCGCCGGGTGGCGATCAACACCATCGCGCCGCACTGGGATGGCAACCAGGTGTGGTTCATCACCGCCGGAGGCGCGCTGTTCGCCGCCTGGCCGCTGGTCTACGCGGTAGCCTTCTCCGGGCTGTATTGGGCGATGCTGCTGGTGCTGTTCGCGCTGTTCTGTCGCCCGGTCGGCTTCGACTACCGCAGCAAGCTGGAAAACCAGAAGTGGCGCAGCGCTTGGGACTGGGCGCTTTTCGTAGGCGGCGCGGCCCCTGCGCTACTGTTCGGTGTGGCCTTCGGCAACCTGTTCCTCGGCCTGCCGTTCCGCCTCGACGATCTGATGCGCTCCACCTACGAGGGTTCGTTCTTCGCCCTGCTGCACCCGTTCGCCCTGCTCGCCGGGGTGGTCAGCCTGAGCATGCTCTGTGCCCATGGTGGCGCCTGGCTGATGATGCGTACCGACGCCGATCTGTACCAGCGCTCGCGCAGGGCTACCCAGCTGTGCGCGCTGGTGTTCCTGATTGCCTTCGCCGGCGCAGGGGCCTGGCTGGCGCTGGGCATCCAGGGCTTCAGCCTGGTCGGCGGCTCCGCCGATCTGGGCGCGGCGCTCAACCCGCTGCACAAGCAGGTAAGCCTCAACAACAGCGGCTGGCTGGCCAACTACGCGCAGTACCCGCTGACCCGCATCGCCCCGCTGGCGGGCCTGGCTGGCGGTGTACTGGCGCTGCTCGGCGCGCTGTTCAGCCGAGGCGGCGTGGCCTTCCTCGGTAGCAGCCTGGCCATCGTCGGCACCATCTGCACTGCGGGCTTCGCGCTGTTCCCCTTCGTCTTCCCGTCCAGCCTCGACCCGGCGTCGAGCCTGACCGTATGGGACGCTGTGTCCAGCCACAAGACCCTGGGCATCATGCTGGTGGTGGCGGGCATCTTCGTCCCGCTGATCCTGCTCTACACCCTGTGGTGCTACACCCGCATGTGGGGCCGGCTGACCGACCAGACCATCGAAAGCAACCCGCACGGCCTGTACTGA